One window from the genome of Streptomyces sp. WZ-12 encodes:
- a CDS encoding septum formation family protein, which produces MSFPPPPQSNQPPQPPQGGGGGFGPPTGGACGPSGFGPRGYGPSTPQAGQPPAGPYGAPAGFGPAGGAGPGGGNGGWQQPSAPPSGGGNGTTVALIIGAGVLVLALVIGGFVWANGGAGGGKQASPGPGTGASATPSATAPTPSDSATPSAPESSTATPTGATAPFYRLRTGDCYDIPPGGNGGNNERASCHAPHDAEVVFVYTLPRGLTSENEIKDKAAALCSVELHDRAAKQPKGTAEGTYVQFPNAEGYKVGIRSVVCSLTGNRSGSKKLTAPLR; this is translated from the coding sequence ATGAGCTTTCCCCCGCCTCCGCAGTCCAACCAGCCGCCGCAGCCGCCCCAGGGTGGAGGGGGCGGTTTCGGTCCGCCAACGGGCGGCGCGTGCGGCCCGAGTGGTTTCGGTCCCAGGGGTTACGGGCCGTCGACGCCGCAGGCCGGGCAGCCGCCCGCCGGCCCGTACGGCGCACCCGCTGGCTTCGGCCCTGCCGGGGGTGCTGGTCCGGGCGGCGGCAACGGGGGCTGGCAGCAGCCGTCCGCACCGCCCTCCGGCGGCGGCAACGGCACCACCGTCGCGCTGATCATCGGTGCCGGCGTGCTCGTCCTCGCGTTGGTCATCGGCGGCTTCGTCTGGGCCAACGGCGGTGCCGGCGGCGGCAAGCAGGCCAGCCCGGGCCCCGGCACCGGCGCGAGCGCCACCCCGTCGGCCACCGCCCCGACCCCCTCCGACTCCGCGACCCCGAGCGCCCCGGAGAGCTCCACGGCCACGCCCACCGGCGCCACCGCCCCCTTCTACCGGCTGAGGACCGGCGACTGCTACGACATCCCGCCGGGCGGCAACGGTGGCAACAACGAGCGGGCCTCCTGCCACGCCCCGCACGACGCCGAGGTGGTCTTCGTCTACACCCTGCCGCGCGGCCTGACCTCCGAGAACGAGATCAAGGACAAGGCGGCCGCGCTGTGTTCGGTCGAACTCCACGACCGCGCGGCCAAGCAGCCCAAGGGGACGGCCGAGGGCACCTACGTGCAGTTCCCCAACGCCGAGGGCTACAAGGTGGGCATCAGGTCCGTGGTGTGCAGCCTGACCGGCAACCGCAGCGGCAGCAAGAAGCTGACGGCGCCGTTGCGTTGA
- the xylB gene encoding xylulokinase, with product MGAESVGPLVVGVDSSTQSTKALVVDASTGEVLARGQAPHTVDGTAGKESDPRQWWRALGEALAQCGPAARQASAVSVAGQQHGLVTLDAAGEPVRPALLWNDVRPARESEQLIADGGGPAAWAKRIGSVPGPAFTVAKWAWLRAHEPAAAAATAAVRLPHDYLVQRLTGQPVTDRGDASGTGWWSSTTGAYDPEVLERVGLAPAMLPRVALPGEAAGTVRTDELPLPHGALVAAGTGDNMAAALGLGLRPGQPVLSLGTSGTVYAVSTRRPADPTGTVAGFADARGDWLPLACTLNCTLAVDRVAALLGRDREAVEPGGDAVLLPFLDGERTPNLPHASGLLHGLRHDTTAGQLLQAAYDGAVFALLRALDELPGTDAAPGAPLLLIGGGARGDAWRETVRRLSGRPVVVPDADELAALGAAAQAAGLLLEEDPAAVARRWGTARGAEYPAREQDTATWGRLTATLSNAALLWGS from the coding sequence ATGGGCGCAGAGTCGGTCGGACCGCTGGTCGTCGGGGTGGACAGCTCGACGCAGTCCACCAAGGCGCTGGTGGTGGACGCGTCCACCGGCGAGGTGCTGGCCCGGGGGCAGGCACCGCACACGGTCGACGGCACGGCGGGCAAGGAGAGCGACCCCCGGCAGTGGTGGCGGGCGTTGGGCGAGGCACTGGCGCAGTGCGGGCCCGCCGCGCGCCAGGCGTCCGCGGTCTCGGTCGCCGGACAGCAGCACGGCCTGGTCACGTTGGACGCGGCCGGCGAGCCGGTCCGCCCGGCGCTGCTGTGGAACGACGTCCGACCGGCCCGCGAGAGCGAGCAGTTGATCGCCGACGGCGGCGGACCGGCGGCGTGGGCGAAACGGATCGGGAGCGTCCCGGGCCCGGCGTTCACGGTCGCCAAGTGGGCCTGGCTGCGCGCCCATGAGCCGGCGGCGGCCGCCGCCACCGCCGCCGTTCGACTACCGCACGACTACCTCGTCCAGCGGCTGACCGGCCAGCCGGTCACCGACCGCGGCGACGCCTCCGGCACCGGCTGGTGGTCGTCCACCACCGGGGCCTACGACCCGGAGGTGCTGGAACGGGTCGGGCTGGCCCCCGCCATGCTCCCGCGGGTGGCGCTCCCCGGAGAGGCCGCCGGCACCGTGCGGACCGACGAACTACCGTTGCCCCACGGGGCGTTGGTGGCCGCTGGAACGGGCGACAACATGGCGGCGGCGCTCGGCCTGGGCCTGCGCCCCGGGCAGCCGGTGCTGAGCCTGGGCACCTCCGGCACCGTCTACGCGGTCAGCACCCGCCGGCCCGCCGACCCCACCGGCACGGTCGCGGGCTTCGCCGACGCCCGAGGCGACTGGCTCCCCCTGGCCTGCACGCTCAACTGCACGCTCGCCGTGGACCGGGTGGCCGCGCTGCTCGGCCGCGACCGGGAGGCCGTCGAGCCGGGCGGCGACGCCGTGTTGCTGCCCTTCCTGGACGGCGAGCGGACCCCGAATCTGCCGCACGCCTCGGGCCTGCTGCACGGCCTGCGCCACGACACCACCGCCGGCCAACTGCTCCAAGCCGCCTATGACGGCGCGGTGTTCGCGCTGCTGCGGGCGCTGGACGAGCTGCCGGGGACGGACGCCGCGCCCGGCGCGCCGCTGCTGCTGATCGGCGGCGGGGCCCGGGGCGACGCCTGGCGGGAGACCGTGCGCCGGCTCTCCGGCCGGCCGGTGGTGGTGCCCGACGCCGACGAGCTCGCCGCACTGGGGGCGGCGGCGCAGGCGGCCGGGCTGCTACTGGAGGAGGATCCGGCGGCGGTGGCGCGCCGTTGGGGCACGGCCCGCGGCGCGGAATACCCGGCCCGGGAGCAAGACACCGCCACCTGGGGGAGATTGACTGCCACACTGAGCAACGCGGCGCTCCTGTGGGGCAGTTGA
- a CDS encoding family 2B encapsulin nanocompartment shell protein, producing the protein MVTIAGETLSGSAEESQISSLTTAAARNLATTTKTAPQMQGITSRWLLRLLPWVQVSGGTYRVNRRLAYTVGDGRIDFDINGTSVSIIPDELRELPVLQDFTDTQVLAALGERFTQHEYAPGEVIAQAGTPHDRLVLIAHGRVDRIGTGKYGDEAVLEALAGGDHLGDAPLNAADGQWEFSYRAVTRVTVMALARQDAQEVIGRSPALRDHLATDPSGDGRPANASGESEVALASGHHGEPALPSTFVDYEPAPREYELSVAQTVLRTHTRVGDLYSDPMNQVEEQLKLTVQALRERQEHEMINNPGFGLLHNTDLKQRIHPRSGPPTPDDLDELLATVWKDPSFLLAHPKVIAAIGRECSARGLYPDAVDFMGHSVPSWRGVPIFPCNKIPVTKEGTSSVLVLRTGEEKQGVVGLHRSGIPDEYEPSLSVRFMGIDDKAIANYLVSAYYSAAILVPDAVGLLQDVEIGH; encoded by the coding sequence ATGGTGACGATTGCCGGCGAAACGCTGTCCGGAAGCGCCGAAGAGAGCCAGATTTCCAGCCTGACCACCGCGGCCGCGCGGAATCTGGCGACGACCACCAAGACCGCGCCGCAGATGCAGGGCATCACGTCCCGCTGGCTGCTGCGGCTGCTGCCCTGGGTGCAGGTCTCCGGCGGCACCTACCGCGTCAACCGGCGGCTGGCGTACACCGTCGGCGACGGGCGGATCGACTTCGACATCAACGGCACCTCGGTCTCGATCATCCCCGACGAGCTGCGCGAACTCCCCGTCCTCCAGGACTTCACCGACACCCAGGTGCTCGCCGCGCTTGGCGAAAGGTTCACTCAACACGAGTACGCGCCGGGCGAGGTGATCGCCCAGGCCGGCACCCCGCACGACCGCCTGGTTCTGATCGCGCACGGCCGCGTCGACCGGATCGGCACCGGAAAATACGGTGACGAGGCCGTCCTCGAAGCGCTGGCCGGCGGCGACCACCTCGGTGACGCCCCGCTCAACGCCGCCGACGGCCAATGGGAGTTCAGCTACCGGGCGGTGACCCGGGTGACGGTGATGGCCCTGGCGCGGCAGGACGCCCAGGAGGTCATCGGCCGCTCCCCGGCCCTGCGCGACCACCTCGCGACGGACCCGAGTGGCGACGGCCGACCGGCCAACGCCAGCGGCGAGTCCGAGGTCGCGCTCGCCTCCGGCCACCACGGCGAGCCCGCCCTGCCCAGCACCTTCGTCGACTACGAGCCGGCCCCGCGGGAGTACGAACTCAGCGTCGCGCAGACCGTCCTGCGCACCCACACCCGCGTCGGCGACCTCTACAGCGACCCGATGAACCAGGTCGAGGAGCAGCTCAAGCTCACCGTGCAGGCGCTGCGCGAGCGCCAGGAGCACGAGATGATCAACAACCCCGGCTTCGGGCTGCTCCACAACACCGACCTCAAGCAGCGCATCCACCCCCGCAGCGGCCCACCCACCCCCGACGACCTGGACGAACTCCTCGCGACGGTGTGGAAGGACCCCAGCTTCCTGCTGGCCCACCCCAAGGTGATCGCCGCGATCGGCCGGGAGTGCAGCGCCCGCGGCCTCTACCCGGACGCGGTCGACTTCATGGGCCACTCGGTGCCGTCCTGGCGCGGCGTGCCGATCTTCCCCTGCAACAAGATCCCGGTGACGAAGGAGGGCACCAGCTCGGTGCTGGTACTGCGCACCGGCGAGGAGAAGCAGGGTGTCGTGGGGCTACACCGCAGCGGAATTCCCGATGAATACGAACCGAGCCTTTCGGTGCGTTTCATGGGCATCGACGACAAGGCCATCGCCAACTACCTCGTCAGCGCCTACTATTCGGCGGCCATTCTCGTACCCGACGCGGTGGGACTCCTCCAGGACGTGGAAATCGGGCACTGA
- a CDS encoding family 2B encapsulin nanocompartment shell protein — MTTSVDPTSGPQTDGTEQLRSSLDPTAARNLATTTKTPPQMQGISSRWLLRILPWVQVSGGTYRVNRRLTHTLGDGEVEFITEGSEVRVIPQELRELPPLRGLTDDATLQELAGRFVQRDIVPGDVLAERGATTDQIILIAHGKFERIGTGKYGDERVLGVLAGGGAAGEAALLAPDAEWEFTLRAATRGTILTLSRGDYEEVLGRSAALRAHIEGVRTALVPAQNKHGEAAIELAAGHSGEPELPGTFVDYERAPREYSLSVAQTVLKIHSRVADLYNDPMNQLDQQLRLTVEALRERQEHELVNNREFGLLYNADLKQRIHTHSGPPTPDDLDELISRRRKTQFLLAHPRTIAAIGREWNARGIYPATVDFDGTPVRAWRGIPLLPCNKIPINPDQTSSILAMRVGEENQGVVGLHQTGIPDEYRPGLSVRFMGINDQAIIKYLVSAYHSAAVLVPDALGILEDVEIGR, encoded by the coding sequence ATGACCACATCCGTGGACCCCACGTCCGGCCCGCAGACCGACGGCACCGAGCAGCTCCGGTCCAGCCTGGACCCCACGGCCGCCCGCAACTTGGCGACCACCACCAAGACCCCGCCGCAGATGCAGGGCATCTCCTCGCGCTGGCTGCTGCGCATCCTGCCCTGGGTACAGGTCTCCGGCGGCACGTACCGCGTCAACCGGCGGCTGACCCACACCCTCGGCGACGGCGAGGTGGAGTTCATCACCGAGGGCTCCGAAGTCCGGGTGATCCCCCAGGAGTTGCGGGAGCTCCCCCCGCTGCGCGGCCTCACCGACGACGCCACCCTCCAGGAGCTCGCCGGGCGCTTCGTCCAGCGCGACATCGTCCCCGGAGACGTGCTCGCCGAGCGGGGTGCGACGACCGACCAGATCATCCTCATCGCGCACGGCAAGTTCGAGCGCATCGGCACCGGCAAGTACGGCGACGAGCGGGTGCTCGGCGTCCTCGCCGGCGGCGGGGCGGCCGGCGAGGCGGCACTGCTCGCGCCGGACGCGGAATGGGAGTTCACCCTGCGCGCCGCCACCCGCGGCACCATCCTCACCCTCTCCCGCGGCGACTACGAGGAGGTGCTCGGCCGTTCCGCGGCGCTCCGCGCGCACATCGAGGGCGTCCGCACGGCCCTGGTCCCGGCGCAGAACAAGCACGGCGAGGCCGCCATCGAACTGGCCGCCGGCCACAGCGGCGAGCCCGAACTGCCGGGCACGTTCGTGGACTACGAGCGAGCGCCGCGGGAGTACTCGCTCAGCGTCGCGCAGACCGTGCTGAAGATCCACTCCCGGGTCGCCGACCTCTACAACGACCCGATGAACCAGCTCGACCAGCAGTTGCGGCTCACGGTGGAGGCGCTGCGCGAGCGCCAGGAGCACGAGCTGGTCAACAACCGGGAGTTCGGCCTGCTGTACAACGCCGACCTCAAGCAGCGCATCCACACCCACAGCGGCCCGCCCACCCCCGACGACCTGGACGAGCTGATCTCCAGGCGCCGCAAGACCCAGTTCCTGCTGGCGCACCCGCGGACCATCGCCGCCATCGGCCGCGAGTGGAACGCCCGCGGCATCTACCCGGCGACGGTGGACTTCGACGGCACACCCGTGCGCGCCTGGCGCGGCATCCCGCTGCTGCCCTGCAACAAGATCCCGATCAACCCGGACCAGACCAGCTCGATCCTCGCGATGCGCGTCGGCGAGGAGAACCAGGGCGTCGTCGGCCTCCACCAGACCGGCATCCCCGACGAGTACCGCCCGGGCCTCTCGGTCCGCTTCATGGGCATCAACGACCAGGCCATCATCAAGTACCTGGTCAGCGCCTACCATTCGGCGGCGGTGCTGGTGCCGGACGCGCTGGGCATCCTGGAGGACGTCGAGATCGGCCGCTGA
- a CDS encoding N-acetylmuramoyl-L-alanine amidase: MEPAQHFPARRRLLTSAAALAAAAALTPLTPAAAAPRKRSAQPADYPPVHWTPADPANYSAADRPAQYAIDTVIIHVTQETFPDTLRLFQDSTHKAAAHYVVRSSDGFTAQCVHERDVAWHAGNWSYNTRSIGIEHEGWIDDPKWFTESLYAHSAMLTAAICERYGIPKDRKHIIGHVEVPGTDHTDPGQYWDWAHYMELVNGMAFWENLLDA; encoded by the coding sequence ATGGAACCCGCCCAGCACTTCCCGGCCCGCCGGCGGCTGCTCACCAGCGCCGCCGCACTCGCCGCGGCCGCCGCGCTCACCCCCCTCACCCCGGCCGCCGCGGCCCCGCGCAAACGCTCCGCCCAGCCCGCCGACTACCCGCCCGTCCACTGGACCCCGGCCGACCCCGCCAACTACTCCGCCGCCGACCGCCCGGCGCAGTACGCCATCGACACCGTCATCATCCACGTGACCCAGGAGACCTTCCCGGACACCCTGCGGCTCTTCCAGGACTCCACCCACAAGGCCGCCGCCCACTACGTCGTCCGCTCCTCCGACGGCTTCACCGCCCAGTGCGTCCACGAACGGGACGTCGCCTGGCACGCCGGCAACTGGAGCTACAACACCCGCAGCATCGGCATCGAGCACGAGGGCTGGATCGACGACCCGAAGTGGTTCACCGAGTCGCTCTACGCCCACTCCGCGATGCTCACCGCCGCCATCTGCGAGCGCTACGGCATCCCCAAGGACCGCAAGCACATCATCGGCCACGTCGAGGTCCCCGGAACCGACCACACCGACCCCGGCCAGTACTGGGACTGGGCCCACTACATGGAGCTGGTCAACGGCATGGCCTTCTGGGAAAACCTCCTGGACGCCTGA
- a CDS encoding phosphodiester glycosidase family protein, with product MKQRLSKARTVTAVAVAWGVLVGGAAAGTTRANAADDGLTRSTPLRLAPGVTYTEFRMPLPRGLVHGHLLTVDLSAPAVTVDLLHPAAVAARTRVSELAGERDAVGAVNGDFFNISEAQHPGVEATGSSVGPAVSSGRELKAAVPNGQRFGPALPPGATTEDVLGVGYDHRARLDRLTLHGTIRTPHGSWPLRGLNQYALPEGGIGAYTAQWGQVSRKRAVCGTDTDRAAGCDTDTAEVTVRNGRVTETAERPGAGVIEPGSVVLLGREAGARRLRTLHIGQRVRLAHRLAPRLPGRLRCAVGGFPVLRNGRPAGGLDTAAVTMRTSAGTAHHGRTLLLMALDGEKGQHQTGLTVRELADLMVRLGARDALDLDGGGSSTFVTRDQHDEEQVRNHPTDGRERRVANAVGVFSTG from the coding sequence GTGAAACAGCGGTTGAGCAAGGCCCGAACGGTGACGGCGGTCGCCGTCGCCTGGGGCGTCCTGGTCGGTGGCGCCGCCGCCGGCACGACACGGGCGAACGCCGCGGACGACGGCCTCACCCGATCCACCCCGTTGCGACTGGCGCCCGGGGTGACCTACACCGAATTCCGCATGCCACTGCCGCGCGGCCTCGTCCACGGGCACCTGCTGACCGTGGACCTGTCCGCTCCGGCGGTCACGGTGGACCTGCTCCACCCGGCCGCCGTCGCCGCCCGCACCCGGGTGTCCGAACTGGCCGGGGAGCGGGACGCGGTCGGGGCGGTCAACGGCGACTTCTTCAACATCTCCGAGGCCCAGCACCCCGGGGTCGAGGCCACCGGCTCCTCGGTCGGCCCCGCGGTGTCCTCCGGGCGGGAGCTCAAGGCCGCGGTCCCCAACGGCCAACGCTTCGGCCCCGCCCTTCCACCCGGCGCCACCACCGAGGACGTGCTCGGCGTCGGCTACGACCACCGCGCGCGCCTGGACCGACTGACACTGCACGGCACGATCCGCACCCCCCACGGCTCCTGGCCACTGCGCGGCCTGAACCAGTACGCGCTCCCGGAGGGCGGCATCGGCGCGTACACCGCCCAATGGGGCCAGGTGTCCCGGAAACGGGCGGTCTGCGGCACCGACACCGACCGCGCCGCCGGCTGCGACACCGACACCGCCGAGGTGACGGTCCGCAACGGCCGCGTGACGGAGACCGCCGAACGCCCCGGCGCCGGCGTGATCGAACCGGGCTCGGTCGTCCTGCTCGGCCGCGAGGCGGGCGCCCGTCGACTGCGCACGCTCCACATCGGCCAACGGGTGCGCCTGGCCCACCGGCTCGCCCCCCGCCTGCCGGGCCGACTCCGCTGCGCCGTCGGCGGCTTCCCGGTCCTGCGCAACGGTCGCCCGGCGGGCGGCCTGGACACCGCCGCGGTGACGATGCGCACCTCCGCCGGCACCGCCCACCACGGCCGCACCCTGCTCCTGATGGCCCTGGACGGCGAGAAGGGCCAGCACCAGACCGGCCTCACCGTGCGCGAACTGGCCGACCTGATGGTCCGCCTCGGCGCCCGTGACGCGCTGGACCTCGACGGCGGGGGCTCCTCGACCTTCGTCACCCGCGACCAGCACGATGAGGAGCAGGTCCGCAACCACCCCACGGACGGCAGGGAACGCCGGGTGGCCAACGCGGTGGGCGTTTTCTCCACCGGCTGA
- a CDS encoding Ig-like domain-containing protein produces the protein MSLSHARSLRPSRSLCVALVLMPVLGVGTLAACDAARASASQERPVRVGLGSADGQPTVQAGDRLQVSAQGGVLTEVTVTDPRGRQLVGGFSQGGTVWTSRAKAAPDTKYSVLARTRSPQGGTSEAKESLTTGKVVKRNRLTISPRPHGEVVDADDPITLTFAFPVRNRAAVERRLEVTTDNGTEGGWTWETSRGGRDRIIWRPEQAWKPGTAVTLRAELNGVDSGGGRFFTKDYGLRFTVGRSPAVRADLDSDAYITPGLGLTPALWQGPGG, from the coding sequence ATGAGCCTGAGCCACGCCCGGTCGTTGAGGCCGTCCCGGTCGCTGTGCGTCGCCCTCGTGCTGATGCCGGTGCTCGGCGTCGGCACGCTCGCGGCGTGCGACGCGGCCCGGGCCTCGGCGAGCCAGGAGCGGCCGGTGCGGGTGGGGCTGGGTTCGGCCGACGGGCAGCCGACGGTACAGGCCGGCGACCGTTTGCAGGTGAGCGCGCAGGGTGGGGTGCTGACCGAGGTCACGGTGACCGATCCGCGCGGGCGGCAGTTGGTCGGCGGGTTCAGTCAGGGCGGGACGGTGTGGACGTCGCGGGCCAAGGCCGCGCCGGACACCAAGTACTCCGTGCTCGCCCGGACCAGGAGCCCGCAGGGCGGGACGAGCGAGGCCAAGGAGTCGTTGACGACCGGGAAGGTGGTCAAGCGGAACCGGTTGACGATCAGCCCGCGCCCGCACGGCGAGGTGGTCGACGCCGACGATCCGATCACGCTGACCTTCGCCTTCCCGGTGCGCAACCGGGCGGCGGTGGAGCGGCGACTGGAGGTGACCACGGACAACGGCACCGAAGGCGGGTGGACGTGGGAGACCTCCCGCGGCGGTCGGGACCGGATCATCTGGCGTCCGGAGCAGGCGTGGAAGCCGGGCACCGCGGTGACCCTGCGGGCCGAGCTGAATGGCGTGGACTCCGGCGGCGGGCGGTTCTTCACCAAGGACTACGGGCTGCGGTTCACCGTGGGTCGGAGTCCGGCCGTCCGGGCGGACCTCGATTCTGACGCGTACATCACACCCGGACTCGGACTTACGCCGGCTTTATGGCAAGGTCCAGGTGGGTGA